In the Vogesella sp. XCS3 genome, CCGACTGGATACGCGCCTGGGAAGCCGGCCGCCTGCTGGGGCTGGGCGAAGACGAAGCCTGGCAGGCCGCGCTGTGGCAAAGGTTGGCCGCAGAGGTGCCCGGCCGTCACCGCGTGATGATGCTGGACGACTTCTTTGCCCGCCTGCGCAGCGAGCACCTGCCGCAGCGCGTGTCGGTATTCGGCATCGCCACCCTGGCGCCCATGTATCTGGCGCTGCTGCAGCGCATGGCCGAGCTTACCGAGGTGAATGTGTTCCTGCTCAACCCCAGCGAAGCCTACTGGGGCGACCTGCAGGCGCGCAGCCGCCAGGCCATGTTGTTTGACGACGACGCCAGCGCCGGCGGCCACCCGCTGCTGGCGTCGCTGGGCCAGCAGGGGCGCGACTTTTTCGACGAGCTGGCCGGCGGCGTGGCGCAGCCCATGTCGGCCTTCATGGCGCCGGACGGCCACAGCCTGCTGGCGCGCCTGCAGCACGATATCCTTACGCTGACCCCGCCTGCGGCCAACGTGGCACCCTATCGCGCGGGCGATGCGTCCATCCGCTGTCATATCGCCCACAGCCCCATGCGCGAGCTGGAGGTGCTCAAAGACCAGCTGCTGGCCATGCTGGCCGCCGACCCGTCGCTGACACCGGCCGATATCGCCGTGCTCACCCCCGATATCAACGCCTACGCGCCGTACATCGACGCCGTATTCGGCTACCGCAGCGACGCGCCGTCCATCCCCTACAGCATTGCCGACCGCCGCCTGGCGCGCGAGGTACCACTGCTGGCCACCTTTGGCGCCGTGCTGCAGCTGGCCGACTCGCGCTTTGCCGCCAGCGACGTACTGGCCCTGCTGGACTGCCCGGCGCTCTTGGCGCGCTTTGGCCTGGCCGACGACGACGTCAGCCTGCTGGCGCAATGGGTGCGCCAGGCCGGCATACGCTGGGGGCGCGACGCCGAACACAAAGCCCGGCTTGGCCTGCCCGCCGAGCCCACGCACACCTGGCGCTGGGGGCTGGACCGCCTGCTGCTGGGCACCATGCTGCCCGCCAGCCTGGCTGGCGACGGCGCGCCGCTGTTTGCCGGCCTGCTGCCCGATAGCGCCGCCCAGGGCCAGGCCGCCGACAAGCTCGCCAGCCTGGCCAGCCTGTACGACGTGCTGGCAGGGTTGGCCGCAGACTGGGCGCAGCCCGCCAGCATGGCCGGCTGGGCGCAGCGCCTGCGCGACGCCGCGGCGCAGCTGTTCCTGGTGGACGAAGCCGACGAAGCCGCGCTGCAGCTGCTGCACGGCATTGCCGATACGCTCACCGCCGACGCCTCGCTGGCGCAGTTTGACGGCGCGCTGCCGCTGGCGGTGATCCGTGACGCCGTGCTGCGCCAGCTGGACATGTCGTCCAGCGGCGGCTTCCTTACCGGCGGGCTTACCTTCTGCGCCATGGTGCCGATGCGCTCCATCCCGTTCCGCGTGCTGTGCCTGGTGGGCATGAACGACGGCGCCTACCCGCGTGACGAGCGCCCGGTCAGCTTCGACCTGGTAGCGCGTAACCCGCGCCGTGGCGACCGCTCGCGCCGTTTCGACGACCGCTACCTGTTTCTGGAAGCCATTCTGTCCGCCCGCGACGCGCTGTACCTGAGCTGGGTTGGCCGCAGCGTGCGCAGCGACGAGCCATTGCCGCCGTCGCCGCTGGTGGCCGAGCTGCTGGACACCCTGGCCAGCATGTGCGGCGGCGATGTGGCACCGGCCATCACCACCCGCCACCCGCTGCAGCCCTTCAGCCGCCGCAGCTACGACGGCAGCCTGCCCAGCTACGAGCCGCTATGGGCCGCCGCGCTGGCGCAGCCGGCCGCCGCCGCGCAGCCCTTTGCCAGCACGCTGCCCGCCGTGGCACCGCAGGTGGTGCTGCTGGCCGACTTTCTGCGCTTCTGGCGCAACCCGGTACGCGCCTGGCTGGCCGACCGCCTGGGCCTGAAACTGGCGCGCCACGCCGACGATCTACCGGTGCGCGAACCGTTTGCCATCGACCGCGACAGCCGTAGCGACATCCGCGACACCCTGGTCGGCAGCCTGCTGGCCGGCAAGCCGCTGCGCCACGCCGAAGCCCGCCTGGCCGGGCAGGGCCTGCTGCCCGATGCCGCGCTGGGCGACGCCTGCCTGGCGCAAGAACGCGCCGCCAGCGCCCGCTTTGCCGCGCGCCTGCCATCCAGCCTGCTGGCCGACACCCTGCCGCCGCAGCCGGTACGGCTACAGCTGGGCGGGGTGATGCTCAGCGGCGAGCTGGCCGGCCTGCGCCCCGAAGGCCTGCTGCGCGTGGTACCGCGCAAGGCCTACGCCACCGAGTTCATCACCCTGTGGCTGGAGCATCTGGTGAGGTTGGCCGCAGGCCTGCCCGGCATCGCCCCCGATAGTGTGCTGTACGCCGACGACGGCGTGTATCGCCTGGGTGCCAGCAGCCGCGATGGCCAGCCGCTGGACGCCCACGCGCTGCTGGCAGCGTGGATGGCGCGCTACCTGCAGGGCCAAAGCCAGCCGCTGCCGTTCTTTGCCCGCACCTCGCTGGCCTACGCCCGCGCCGAGCCAGGCAAGCAAATGGGCGCCGCGCAAAACGAATGGTCGCCCGACTTCACCGGCCTGGGCCGCACCCCGCAGCGCGACGACGCGGCCAACCTGCTGGCCTTCCGCCACCTGGAGCCGCTGTCCGACCCGCTGTTCGCGCAACTGGCCGATACGCTGTTGGCGCCGCTGGTGGGCGCACTGCAGCTGGAGAAGGACTGAAATCCTTTTAGCTACGAACCCCACGAAAAGACACGAAAGTAGTCAGTAAGAAGAGTGTTATCAGACAGTTTTTCGTGTTGGTTCGTGGTTTTCGTGGCAAAACAGCCTTTGATTTTCTGACGCTCGCAGCAAAATTCTATTGAAACCCCTTTACGGTCGTACCGCATGCAAGCCCTAGACGCCCTGAACTGCCCGCTGTCGGGCATCAACCTGATCGAAGCCTCGGCCGGTACCGGCAAGACCTGGACCATTGCCGCGCTGTACACACGCCTGCTGCTGGAGGACGCGCCGGACGGCACACCGCCGCCCACGCTGGACCGCCTGCTGGTGGTGACCTATACCAAGGCCGCCACCGCCGAGCTGCGCGAGCGCCTGCGCCGCCGCCTGGTGGAGCTGCAGCAGGTGCTGGACGGCGGCGCGACGGCCGACCCGTTTCTGCAGGCCATGGCGCACAGGTTGGCCGCAGGCGACATGCCGCTGGCGCAGCAGCGCCTGCGGGCGGCCATCAATGATTTTGATGCGGCGGCCATCTACACCATCCACGGCTTTTGCCAGCGCGTGCTCACTGACGCCGCTTTTGACAGCGGCCAGACCTTTGCCGCCGAGCTGGCCACCGACAACCACGCCGACCTGCAGCAGCTGGCCGACGATTTCTGGCGCACGCACATCGTGGCGCAGCCCGCGCTGGCGCAGGTGCTGGCCGAAAACGGCGACACGCCGGACGCCTGGCTGGCCGAGGTGCGGCCGTATTTGTCCAAACCCTATCTGCGCACCCCAAGCATCGACAGCGCCGCACTGTTGGCCGCACGTGAAGCCGTCGCGGCAGCCTGGGCGCCACTGCAGGCCGATAGCGCCACGCTGGCCGAAGGCTGCGCGCTATTGTTGGCCGCAGAAGGGCTGAAGCAGACCAGCTACAAGCCGGCGCAGTGCCAGCGCTACGTGCGCCTGCTGCAGATGCTGGCCGCCGACGCCAGCCTGCCGCAGCTATCGTCCACGCAGGCCAAAGACCTGGCGCGCCTGGGGCAAAGCCAACTGGACAAAGGCGTCAACAAGGGCCACAGCGCGCCGCAGCACCGGCTGTTTGCGCTGGTGGATGGCTGGCTGGCCGCGTGGGACAGCTACAGCCGCCAGCTGGCGCAGAATATTGCCGGGCTCAAGCTGGCCATGATCGCGTGGATAGACCGGCACGCCGTGGCGCTGCGCCGTGCCACGCGCAGCCGCGGCTTTGACGACCTGCTTACCGACCTGGCCAGCGCGCTGGACGACCCCGAGCACGGCGCCAGGTTGGCCGCACGCATTGCCGCCGACTTTGCCATAGCGCTGATCGATGAATTCCAGGATACCGACCCGCTGCAGTACCGCATCTTCCGCCGCGCCTTTGTGCAGCAGGCGCGTCCGGTGTTCATGGTGGGCGACCCCAAGCAGGCCATTTACAGCTTTCGCGGCGCCGACATTTTTGCCTACCTGAGCGCGCGCGACGATGCCCCGGCCGACAAGCAATACACGCTGCTGACCAACCGCCGCAGCCAGCCGCCGCTGGTGGCGGCGGTGAGCCAGCTGTTCGACCGGCCGCAGCCCTTTCTGCTGGACGGTATCGACTACCCGCAGGTCGACGCGGCGCCCAGTGGCGGCAGCACCCTGCACGTGGCCGACGACGACAGCGCGCTCACCGTGCTGGCCTTTCCCGCCAGCGATAGCGACAAAGGCGTAAACAAGGCCGAGGCCACGCAATACGCCGCCGAGGCCACCGCCCACGAGATCGCCCGCCTGCTGGCGCTGGCACGCCAGGACAAGGCGCAGCTGGAAAAGGGCGACAGCCGCCGCGCGCTGGCTGGTGGCGATATGGCTGTGCTGGTGGCCACCCACCGTCAGGGCGACGCCGTGCGTGATGCCCTGGCTGCCCGCGGCGTAAAAGCGGTAGCGCTGACGCAGGAAAGCGTGTTTGCCAGCCACGAGGCTGGCGAGCTGCTGGCGCTGCTGCGCGCCTGGGCGGAGCCCGCGTCCGAAACGCGGCTGAAAGTGCTGTGCGCTACCACACTGCTGGGGCTGGACGCGGCGCAGCTGCTGCAGCTGGCCGAGGACGAGGCGGCGTGGGAAGCGCGGCTGGTGGCCAACCACGACGACCACAAACAGTGGCAGCAGCGCGGCTTCATGGCCGCCTGGCGTGGCTTCATGGCACGCGAGGGAGTGGCTGCGCGCCTGTTGCCGCTGCCGGACGGCGAGCGCCGCCTGACCAACCTGGGCCACCTGGCCGAGCTGTTGCAGCAGGAAGCCGAGCGCATTGCCGGCCAGGCGCCGCTGCTGGCGTGGTTCGAGGCCGCCGTGGCCAGCCCGCCGGCGGGCGAGGAAGCCCTGCTGCGGCTGGAAAGCGACGCCGAGCTGGTGAAGATCGTCACCATCCACACCTCGAAAGGCCTGCAGTACCCGCTGGTGTTCTGCCCCTTCCTGTGGGACGGCGCGCTGGAGCGGCGCGACACCACCTTCTGGCGCTACCGCGACGGCGGCGAGTCGTGGCTGGCGCCGGGCGAGCTGGTAAGCGACGCCGCGCGCGACGCCGCCCGCAGCGAGATCCTGGCCGAAAAGCTGCGCCTGCTGTACGTGGCGCTGACCCGCGCCGAGCACCGCCAGTACATCGTGTGGGGGCACGTGCAAAAGATGCAGACCGCCGCGCTGTCGTGGCTGCTGCACGGCCGCCATGCGGCCAACCTGGCCAGCCTGGAAGACACGCCGCTATCCGACGCTGCCATCAGCGCCGACCTGGCCGCTTACGCGCGCAGCCAGCCCGGCGCGGTGCATTGCCGCAGCGTGAACGTGGCCATGAACACGCTGCCCGCGCTGCAAGCCGATAGCTTTACCCCGCAGCTGGCCACGGTCAGCCGCCGCCTGCGCACGCCGTGGTGGGTAAGCAGCTTCAGCAGCCTGACCCGCCACCTGCACGGCGGCGGCGCGGCACAGGTGGGCGAGGCGCCGGACCACGACCACGGCCCGCTGCAGGACGTGGCTGCCGCCGAGCAGCTGGCCGACCGTTTTG is a window encoding:
- the recB gene encoding exodeoxyribonuclease V subunit beta, with translation MQALDALNCPLSGINLIEASAGTGKTWTIAALYTRLLLEDAPDGTPPPTLDRLLVVTYTKAATAELRERLRRRLVELQQVLDGGATADPFLQAMAHRLAAGDMPLAQQRLRAAINDFDAAAIYTIHGFCQRVLTDAAFDSGQTFAAELATDNHADLQQLADDFWRTHIVAQPALAQVLAENGDTPDAWLAEVRPYLSKPYLRTPSIDSAALLAAREAVAAAWAPLQADSATLAEGCALLLAAEGLKQTSYKPAQCQRYVRLLQMLAADASLPQLSSTQAKDLARLGQSQLDKGVNKGHSAPQHRLFALVDGWLAAWDSYSRQLAQNIAGLKLAMIAWIDRHAVALRRATRSRGFDDLLTDLASALDDPEHGARLAARIAADFAIALIDEFQDTDPLQYRIFRRAFVQQARPVFMVGDPKQAIYSFRGADIFAYLSARDDAPADKQYTLLTNRRSQPPLVAAVSQLFDRPQPFLLDGIDYPQVDAAPSGGSTLHVADDDSALTVLAFPASDSDKGVNKAEATQYAAEATAHEIARLLALARQDKAQLEKGDSRRALAGGDMAVLVATHRQGDAVRDALAARGVKAVALTQESVFASHEAGELLALLRAWAEPASETRLKVLCATTLLGLDAAQLLQLAEDEAAWEARLVANHDDHKQWQQRGFMAAWRGFMAREGVAARLLPLPDGERRLTNLGHLAELLQQEAERIAGQAPLLAWFEAAVASPPAGEEALLRLESDAELVKIVTIHTSKGLQYPLVFCPFLWDGALERRDTTFWRYRDGGESWLAPGELVSDAARDAARSEILAEKLRLLYVALTRAEHRQYIVWGHVQKMQTAALSWLLHGRHAANLASLEDTPLSDAAISADLAAYARSQPGAVHCRSVNVAMNTLPALQADSFTPQLATVSRRLRTPWWVSSFSSLTRHLHGGGAAQVGEAPDHDHGPLQDVAAAEQLADRFAFPRGARAGTCLHDMFERADFTRPQGWPQVVAEALQRHGFDAQWQDAALAMLHSAIQAELAPGVHLADIPPSRRRVEMEFTLPANGLNLAALQAALCHPAHGLAAPLREAAGTLSFERVQGYLKGFIDLVFIADDALWLVDYKSNHLGDSYADYGTAQLAASIAREHYYLQYLIYCVALRRYIAQRAPQLRLGGVRYLYLRGIDGKGQGVWCDAPDDALLAALDALFVP
- the recC gene encoding exodeoxyribonuclease V subunit gamma; translation: MPLNLYQSNRLEALGILYSHLTDSPLADAFAPEVIMVQSRGMGRWLTLNLAQQRGLAANLEFVLPAGFGWRLMQAVLPELPPKSAFAPDVLCWRLMDVLPTLAGEPFIPLQRYLQGGELACFELAGKIADIYDQYLVFRPDWIRAWEAGRLLGLGEDEAWQAALWQRLAAEVPGRHRVMMLDDFFARLRSEHLPQRVSVFGIATLAPMYLALLQRMAELTEVNVFLLNPSEAYWGDLQARSRQAMLFDDDASAGGHPLLASLGQQGRDFFDELAGGVAQPMSAFMAPDGHSLLARLQHDILTLTPPAANVAPYRAGDASIRCHIAHSPMRELEVLKDQLLAMLAADPSLTPADIAVLTPDINAYAPYIDAVFGYRSDAPSIPYSIADRRLAREVPLLATFGAVLQLADSRFAASDVLALLDCPALLARFGLADDDVSLLAQWVRQAGIRWGRDAEHKARLGLPAEPTHTWRWGLDRLLLGTMLPASLAGDGAPLFAGLLPDSAAQGQAADKLASLASLYDVLAGLAADWAQPASMAGWAQRLRDAAAQLFLVDEADEAALQLLHGIADTLTADASLAQFDGALPLAVIRDAVLRQLDMSSSGGFLTGGLTFCAMVPMRSIPFRVLCLVGMNDGAYPRDERPVSFDLVARNPRRGDRSRRFDDRYLFLEAILSARDALYLSWVGRSVRSDEPLPPSPLVAELLDTLASMCGGDVAPAITTRHPLQPFSRRSYDGSLPSYEPLWAAALAQPAAAAQPFASTLPAVAPQVVLLADFLRFWRNPVRAWLADRLGLKLARHADDLPVREPFAIDRDSRSDIRDTLVGSLLAGKPLRHAEARLAGQGLLPDAALGDACLAQERAASARFAARLPSSLLADTLPPQPVRLQLGGVMLSGELAGLRPEGLLRVVPRKAYATEFITLWLEHLVRLAAGLPGIAPDSVLYADDGVYRLGASSRDGQPLDAHALLAAWMARYLQGQSQPLPFFARTSLAYARAEPGKQMGAAQNEWSPDFTGLGRTPQRDDAANLLAFRHLEPLSDPLFAQLADTLLAPLVGALQLEKD